In the genome of Andrena cerasifolii isolate SP2316 chromosome 5, iyAndCera1_principal, whole genome shotgun sequence, one region contains:
- the LOC143369434 gene encoding nucleoplasmin-like protein isoform X1, producing MAEEYLYGITLEGPNSSEVWDPEHKNDDADGTNQHFGADQKLIIKMALLGPEAKPGELNVLQVEAMGLKGPTKTPIALLEMGRTAQVMLDLSFPDPPVTFTLVKGCGPVHIVGHNLLGTHMEEFDDMDDEMVEENIDDDDDDKEPEDEEDEEDEEDEPKKKNAKLTTAAKYKNQANKNKKK from the exons ATGGCAGAGGAGTATCTCTACG GAATCACCCTCGAAGGACCCAACTCCAGCGAGGTATGGGATCCAGAGCACAAGAACGACGACGCAGACGGGACAAACCAACATTTCGGTGCCGATCAGAAGCTTATCATAAAAATG GCACTTTTAGGTCCAGAGGCTAAACCTGGCGAGCTTAACGTACTACAGGTAGAAGCAATGGGGCTGAAGGGCCCTACTAAAACACCGATTGCCTTGTTGGAGATGGGAAGAACCGCACAGGTCATGTTAGATCTGAGTTTTCCTGACCCTCCAGTCACATTTACTTTGGTTAAAGGCTGTGGCCCTGTTCACATAGTAGGACACAATCTTCTTG GTACGCATATGGAGGAGTTTGACGATATGGATGATGAAATGGTAGAGGAAAACATcgatgatgacgatgatgataAG GAGCcagaagacgaggaagacgaggaggatgaGGAGGATGAACCCAAGAAGAAGAATGCCAAATTAACAACTGCAGCCAAATACAAAAATCAAGCCAATAAgaacaagaaaaaataa
- the LOC143369434 gene encoding nucleoplasmin-like protein isoform X2: MAEEYLYGITLEGPNSSEVWDPEHKNDDADGTNQHFGADQKLIIKMALLGPEAKPGELNVLQVEAMGLKGPTKTPIALLEMGRTAQVMLDLSFPDPPVTFTLVKGCGPVHIVGHNLLGTHMEEFDDMDDEMVEENIDDDDDDKVPQKKRKHSTEGKKNGTKRARTDEAVDK; the protein is encoded by the exons ATGGCAGAGGAGTATCTCTACG GAATCACCCTCGAAGGACCCAACTCCAGCGAGGTATGGGATCCAGAGCACAAGAACGACGACGCAGACGGGACAAACCAACATTTCGGTGCCGATCAGAAGCTTATCATAAAAATG GCACTTTTAGGTCCAGAGGCTAAACCTGGCGAGCTTAACGTACTACAGGTAGAAGCAATGGGGCTGAAGGGCCCTACTAAAACACCGATTGCCTTGTTGGAGATGGGAAGAACCGCACAGGTCATGTTAGATCTGAGTTTTCCTGACCCTCCAGTCACATTTACTTTGGTTAAAGGCTGTGGCCCTGTTCACATAGTAGGACACAATCTTCTTG GTACGCATATGGAGGAGTTTGACGATATGGATGATGAAATGGTAGAGGAAAACATcgatgatgacgatgatgataAG GTGCCACAAAAGAAACGAAAACACTCTACAGAGGGTAAAAAAAATGGCACGAAGCGTGCCAGGACGGATGAAGCTGTAGACAAGTAG